gtattgcCATGAAGAAGATTGCATTACTATTTGTTATTAAGAAATGATTCAAAGTGTAGAAAGATCACTAATTAGAACTCAACAAGGACAAGATTGTTCTTCTTTTGTAACCTCAGTTTACAGTAATGTTTGtggtttattttgtttgttccCACGAATTGTTTGCAACTTCGCAATTCGCattattctatttttgaccaaaaCCTTGCGTAATTCTTTTCACGTATTGTATGCGTTATTCTTTTCACTTATTGTGTACTAAGACCAGCCGCAACGCTGATCCTTAATGGATCCTTAGCGGGTAATCCGATGGTTATCggattaaaataacaatatttaacCGAAATAATCCAAGGATCAATCCGTAAATAAGGATTAAACGGAGTTGATCCTTAGAGACGTGGCGCGTTCTGGTTCGTCCGTCGGCTTTGTCATTCGTACgtatcaaaaaaaaactaatcatttTCGACCAAAGGCGAGGAAAAAAAACGTCTCGAGTGAAGGCGATATCAAAGGCGATTCGATCCATCCCGAGAAGAAGGTAAATCGTAGGGTGATTTTGTAGATTTATGCGTCGAGATTTTGTTATCTTTGTTGTTTTCTCCTCAAATTAGGGTTAGGTTTTGAAGATTCAATCGATTTGTCttttaaaattagggtttcaagCGATTTGGGGGTTTCActcgatttagggttttcaaTCTAATTTGTTTTGCGGATTTTCTCGTTCGATTACAATCTTTTTGATGTTCTTATTTGTGTAGCTTACGGTTTATATGTGATTCATGTTTGCTTACGGTTCATTGAATCCGTGCTGGTTACTAAAAATCTTTGTTTCTTTCAGGTTTAACCAATCATGGGACAAGACTATTCGTACAGCCAGCCGTCATCGTCAGATGAGTTCGACATGACGTACCTTCTTGAAGCAGAGGCTGCTCTTTACGCGGATGAAGGACAGAGTAGTTTCTCTGTTGGCGAGGCTGTTCGCAACCCACCTGAGGCTGATGATGGCATCCCAACGAGATGTTACTGTGGCAGTGAGGCTGCTATTGCAACATCTTACACGCGAAAAGATCCAGGGAGGTTGTACTACACGTGCGAGAATAGAGATGATGGGGGCTGCCACATATGGAAATGGTGGGATGTGGCAGTCACGGAGGAGGTGTTTGAGGTTCAGAGGGAACTCAGGCTGCTTAAGGAGCAAGGTTACGAGTGTGATCAGAAGCTGCTTAAGCTACAAAAGACCGTCTGTGAGCTCAAGACCGTCTGTGAGCTCAAGAAGAACAAAGAGTCTACAAATGGCTATGCATTGGAAGTTTGTGTAATGGTCTCCGTATTGGTTTTTCTAGGTCTGGCGCTTATGTTTGTCAATGGTACGTATCTGTCTtgagtttttgtttgttcttcatGATCTTTTGTAGACCTTATGACAGTTTGATCTAATGTTTATGCAGGAAGAGCTTCAAAGATGTAAACGAGAGTGTCGAGAAGCTCGAGTCTCTCTTTAGGTACGATACCACAACTGCCTAGTCTCTTTTCTAATAACTATAAACGTATAGTAGTTAAGTAGAACCTATTTAGTTAGTTGTTTGGTTTCTCTGCATTGGTGGTAATTGCTAGTTGTTTGGTTTCTATAAATTGGTGGTAATTGCTAGTTAAGTAGAACCTATTTAGTTAGGTTTCTATCTTCCTACCGCCATAgatttgattgttttaaatgGCTGTTACCGTGATTTGATTGGTGTTTAATGCAAGTAGTTAGCTTTCTACCTTCCTCACTGCTCGGTTCTAATTGGCTTTTAATGTTTGTTAGTTTAATCTCGCCTATTTAACTTTCTGTGTTGCTATTAGAGTAACACAGAGCAATCTGTAAACATGGATAAGCAAACTAGTTATGTAAACCTCAGCTTTAGTCAATCTCAGAGTACAGTGGACCTTGAATCACCCGAACCTTATTGGTTCGGTACCCAAGGTCCTGATGAGTCCGTTCTCGAGTCTCCTCTCAACTCTGCTGTCGAGCCTAATGCCAAGGAGAGGAGGAAATGGTGCATGAAGGAGGACAAAATCCTTATTGGTGCTTGGCTTAACACCAGTAAGGATGCGGTGGTGAGCAATGACCAGAAAGCTGGTCGCTTCTGGAAGAGGATCGTCGACTACTACAACAACTGCCCGCAACTGGTGGGAACAACACCTAGAGAGCTGAATCAGTGCAAGCAGAGGTGGGCTAGGATTAACGAGCAAGTCAGCAAGTTCGTTGGATCATATGACGCGGCTCTGAGGGAGCAGAGGAGTGGTCAAAATGATGATGACGTGATGAAAGCTGCTCTAGAGTACTTCTTCAATCGTCACCGGACCAAGTTTGTCATGGAACATGCCTGGAGGAAGTTGAGGCATGACCAGAAATGGGCCTCCACCTTTGTGGGTAAGGACGGTGGGAAGGAAAAGCGGAAACAAGTTGATATAGAAGATGAAGTGGGTGAACCAGAGGGTAGACCTATAGGGATCAAGGCTTCTAAAGCTGctgctaagaagaagaagaatggtaAAGAAGAGTCATTGTCACAGATTCAGGCCATAATGGAGATGAAGTCGAAAGTGTCAACACAGAAGTTGCTTGAACGTCTACTTAGCAAAAAAGACCCACTCACTGAGATGGAAACATCTCTTAAGCTCAAACTCATGTCTGAGATGTTATGAGGTTAGGTTGCATAGTTAGCGTTCGTATTCAACCTATGTGTCGAGTAGTTACATGTTGTTTGATTGCATAGTTAGCTGTATTGAACGTATGTGTGGAGGAAAAGTAATAACTCTTGTCCTCTTtcagtttaatgtgtttttccAAAAGTAATAACTATGTGTGTACTCTTTCAGGTTCAGCAGTAGGGTCACGGGTGTTGCAATGCACGGGTTAAGATTGTCACGGGCTGTGAAGTACTCAAAGTCACGGGTGCTTCTGTTTTTCTAGCATGTGAAGATTGTCACGGGTGCTTTTATGTTTCACGTTAATGTAGTATAAGTAGTAGTCATTGTTGTTTAAACTATTTATCTCTTTCTCCTACGCACTTTGTATTCAGCAACAAAACTTTGTATCTCATCTTCTCCTATTTCCCTCAGCAACAAAACTTTGTAATATTAAACTTTGCTTCTCACTTTGTATTTCCGTTAAACATTGCTTCTCACTTTGCATCTCATCTTCTCCGACTGAATCCACGGTGGACCATTTTATCTAT
This genomic interval from Brassica napus cultivar Da-Ae chromosome A6, Da-Ae, whole genome shotgun sequence contains the following:
- the LOC106449404 gene encoding uncharacterized protein At1g43920, Chloroplastic-like isoform X2, which codes for MGQDYSYSQPSSSDEFDMTYLLEAEAALYADEGQSSFSVGEAVRNPPEADDGIPTRCYCGSEAAIATSYTRKDPGRLYYTCENRDDGGCHIWKWWDVAVTEEVFEVQRELRLLKEQGYECDQKLLKLQKTVCELKTVCELKKNKESTNGYALEVCVMVSVLVFLGLALMFVNGRASKM
- the LOC106449404 gene encoding glutathione S-transferase T3-like isoform X1, coding for MDKQTSYVNLSFSQSQSTVDLESPEPYWFGTQGPDESVLESPLNSAVEPNAKERRKWCMKEDKILIGAWLNTSKDAVVSNDQKAGRFWKRIVDYYNNCPQLVGTTPRELNQCKQRWARINEQVSKFVGSYDAALREQRSGQNDDDVMKAALEYFFNRHRTKFVMEHAWRKLRHDQKWASTFVGKDGGKEKRKQVDIEDEVGEPEGRPIGIKASKAAAKKKKNGKEESLSQIQAIMEMKSKVSTQKLLERLLSKKDPLTEMETSLKLKLMSEML